One window from the genome of Epinephelus fuscoguttatus linkage group LG3, E.fuscoguttatus.final_Chr_v1 encodes:
- the armh3 gene encoding armadillo-like helical domain-containing protein 3, producing MSQVEKKAGLLRRTSSSKKPLKEKVVLMYDEIFAKEDPAKNNPRFWDELFLMKVNLEYLESKLESVDGEEVQRIQDNINSLFHHCVQALGEEHQIKVVNALQTLCALFRGVHQKNKSASGFDIINMLMGFDKAEQRMKDLMERLDSLLCGDGSESLKSLCLKLLLCLVTVTDNISQNTILEYVMINSIFEAILQILSDVSSRGQHGYDAVVLLALLVNYRKYESVNPYIVKLSIVDDEPTLDGMGMVVHQALTEYNRQYKDKEEENQGGFFSTLTSMVGSMFIADADEKLSVQTNEAILLALYEAVHLNRNFITVLAQSHPEMDIATTPVTPTPTTPTTPLGTTPPSLDMMNNPELPLDPNLQTSNLLITFLKYASIVMQDTKDEHRLNSARLCLIILTCIAEDQYADAFLHDDNMNFRVNLHRMPMRHRKKAVDKNIPSRPLVCAVLDLMVEFIVTHMMKDFPMDLYLRCVQIIHKLLCYQKKCRIRLHYTWRELWSALINLLKFLLSNETTLLAKHNIFYLALLVVNLFNMFITYGDTFLPTSNSYDELYYEIVRMHQVFDNLYCMVLRVSTNTGQWKEAASKVTHALVNVRAIINHFNPKIESYAAVNHISQLSEEQVLEVVRSNYDTLTLKLQDGLDQFERYSEQPKEAAFFKELVRSISLNVRKNVSLNTLSQDVLLKEFSTIS from the exons ATGTCTCAGGTGGAGAAGAAGGCAGGGCTGCTGAGGAGGACGTCGTCCTCTAAGAAACCCTTGAAAGAGAAGGTGGTGCTGATGTATGATGAGATTTTCGCA AAAGAAGACCCAGCCAAAAACAACCCCCGCTTCTGGGATGAGCTGTTTCTCATGAAG GTGAACCTAGAGTACCTGGAGTCCAAGTTGGAGAGTGTAGATGGGGAGGAAGTTCAGCGGATCCAGGACAACATCAACTCTCTGTTCCACCACTGTGTTCAGGCTCTGGGAGAGGAGCACCAGATTAAAGTCGTCAATGCCCTGCAG ACACTCTGTGCACTTTTCCGTGGGGTCCACCAGAAGAACAAGTCTGCGTCTGGCTTTGACATCATCAACATGCTCATGGGCTTTGACAAGGCTGAGCAAAGGATGAAG GACCTGATGGAGAGACTGGACAGCCTTCTTTGTGGAGACGGCTCAGAGAGTCTGAAGAGCCTTTGTCtcaagctgctgctgtgtctggTCACG gTAACGGACAATATTAGTCAGAACACCATCCTGGAATATGTGATGATCAACAGCATCTTTGAAGCCATTTTACAG ATTTTGTCCGATGTGTCCAGTAGAGGGCAGCATGGTTATGATGCTGTGGTCCTCCTGGCCCTGCTGGTCAACTACAGGAAGTACGAG tctgtgaaTCCATACATTGTGAAGCTCTCCATTGTGGACGATGAGCCAACACTAGAT GGAATGGGTATGGTTGTCCACCAGGCTCTGACAGAATATAACAG GcagtacaaagacaaagaggaggagaacCAGGGCGGGTTCTTCTCTACCCTCACCAGTATG GTGGGCAGCATGTTCATAGCTGACGCGGATGAGAAACTCTCTGTACA GACAAATGAGGCAATTCTGCTGGCACTTTATGAGGCTGTGCACCTTAACCGCAACTTCATCACTGTATTAGCACAG AGCCACCCTGAGATGGACATTGCAACCACACCTGTCACCCCTACTCCAACCACACCTACAACACCACTTGGCACAACACCACCCTCCTTAGACA TGATGAACAACCCAGAATTGCCTCTGGATCCCAACCTGCAGACCAGCAACCTTCTCATCACCTTCCTCAAGTACGCCTCCATTGTAATGCAGGATACTAAAG atgaGCATCGACTCAACAGTGCCAGACTGTGCCTAATCATCCTCACCTGCATAGCAGAG gaCCAGTACGCTGATGCCTTTCTTCATGATGACAATATGAACTTCAGAGTCAATCTCCACAGAATG cCGATGAggcacagaaaaaaagcagtggACAAGAATATCCCTTCACGGCCGCTGGTGTGTGCTGTTCTAG atCTGATGGTGGAGTTTATTGTCACTCATATGATGAAGGATTTTCCcatggatttatactt GCGCTGTGTGCAGATCATCCACAAACTCTTGTGCTATCAGAAGAAGTGCAGAATAAGGTTACACTACACCTGGAGAGAGCTCTGGTCAG CTCTCATCAACCTGCTCAAGTTCCTGCTGTCAAATGAGACAACACTGCTGGCCAAGCACAACATCTTTTATCTGGCCTTACTg GTAGTGAACCTTTTCAACATGTTCATAACATACGGTGACACGTTCCTGCCCACCTCCAACAGCTACGATGAGCTGTACTATGAAATCGTACGAATGCACCAGGTCTTCGACAACCTCTACTGTATGG TTCTGAGAGTATCGACCAACACGGGCCAGTGGAAGGAGGCAGCCAGCAAAGTCACGCATGCCCTTGTCAAtgttag GGCCATCATCAACCATTTTAACCCCAAGATTGAGTCGTACGCTGCTGTGAACCACATCTCCCAGCTGTCAGAAGAACAG GTGTTGGAGGTGGTTCGGTCCAACTACGACACACTGACGCTCAAACTGCAGGATGGTTTGGACCAGTTTGAGAGGTACTCGGAGCAGCCCAAAGAGGCTGCCTTCTTCAAGGAGCTG GTGCGCTCCATCAGCCTGAATGTGAGGAAGAATGTCTCTCTGAACACACTGAGTCAGGACGTCCTGCTCAAAGAGTTTTCCACCATctcctga